The Buttiauxella selenatireducens genome has a window encoding:
- the narU gene encoding nitrate/nitrite transporter NarU: MSQSPEQSPKTGSLITEWRPEEPAFWQSKGHGIASRNLWISVPCLLLAFCVWMLFSAVAVNLNKVGFNFSTDQLFMLTALPSVSGALLRVPYSFMVPVFGGRRWTAFSTGILIIPCVWLGFAVQNPATPFGVFIIIALLCGFAGANFASSMANISFFFPKAKQGGALGINGGLGNLGVSVMQLVAPLVISLSMFAVFGGTGVEQADGTMLFLENAAWVWVPLLAIFTLAAWFGMNDLATSKASLKAQLPVLKRAHLWIMGVLYLATFGSFIGFSAGFAMLAKTQFPDINILHFAFFGPLFGALARSAGGAISDRFGGTKVSLINFVFMAVFSALLFTTLPHNGVGGNFIAFFGVFLMLFLTAGLGSGSTFQMISVIFRKLTMDRVKAQGGTEERALREAATDTAAALGFISAIGAVGGFFIPKAFGTSLALTGSPAGAMKVFLVFYIVCVVITWVVYGRKSSK, encoded by the coding sequence ATGTCTCAGTCTCCCGAACAAAGCCCAAAAACGGGTTCGCTCATTACTGAATGGCGACCTGAGGAACCTGCATTTTGGCAAAGTAAGGGTCATGGCATTGCCAGCCGCAATTTATGGATTTCCGTACCGTGTTTATTGTTAGCGTTCTGTGTGTGGATGCTGTTTAGTGCGGTAGCGGTCAACCTGAATAAAGTGGGTTTCAACTTCTCCACCGATCAGCTGTTTATGCTGACTGCGCTGCCGTCTGTTTCTGGTGCCTTATTGCGCGTGCCTTACTCCTTCATGGTGCCGGTCTTTGGCGGTCGTCGCTGGACGGCGTTCAGCACCGGGATTTTGATTATCCCTTGTGTCTGGTTAGGCTTTGCGGTGCAAAACCCAGCAACGCCATTTGGCGTGTTCATCATCATCGCGTTGCTGTGTGGTTTTGCGGGGGCAAACTTTGCTTCCAGCATGGCGAACATCAGCTTCTTCTTCCCGAAAGCAAAACAGGGTGGCGCGCTGGGTATTAACGGTGGTCTGGGTAATCTTGGCGTGAGTGTCATGCAGTTAGTGGCTCCGTTGGTGATTTCGCTTTCCATGTTCGCTGTATTTGGCGGAACCGGCGTTGAGCAAGCGGATGGCACGATGCTGTTCCTGGAAAACGCCGCATGGGTGTGGGTGCCGTTGCTGGCGATTTTCACCCTTGCCGCCTGGTTTGGAATGAATGACCTGGCGACCTCGAAAGCCTCTCTGAAAGCGCAATTACCGGTACTTAAGCGCGCTCATCTGTGGATTATGGGCGTGCTGTATCTGGCGACATTTGGTTCGTTTATCGGTTTTTCTGCCGGTTTTGCGATGCTGGCAAAAACCCAGTTCCCGGACATTAACATTCTGCACTTCGCCTTCTTCGGCCCGCTGTTTGGTGCCCTGGCGCGTTCAGCGGGTGGCGCAATCTCTGACCGCTTTGGCGGGACTAAAGTGTCGCTGATTAACTTCGTGTTTATGGCGGTATTCAGTGCGCTGTTATTCACCACGCTGCCACACAATGGTGTGGGCGGTAACTTCATCGCCTTCTTCGGTGTGTTCCTGATGCTGTTCCTGACGGCGGGTTTGGGGAGTGGTTCCACCTTCCAGATGATCTCCGTTATCTTCCGTAAATTGACGATGGACCGCGTGAAAGCGCAGGGCGGAACTGAAGAAAGGGCGCTGCGCGAAGCCGCGACCGATACTGCCGCAGCGCTAGGGTTTATCTCTGCGATTGGTGCAGTTGGCGGGTTCTTTATCCCTAAAGCGTTTGGTACATCGCTTGCTTTGACTGGGTCCCCGGCGGGCGCAATGAAAGTCTTCCTGGTGTTTTACATTGTTTGCGTGGTGATTACCTGGGTCGTGTATGGCCGTAAATCATCCAAATAA
- a CDS encoding GntR family transcriptional regulator, with the protein MKNTSTVEAAKEMLNDWLNKGVVQPGGKLPSERELEELLGIKRMTLRQALLFLEGEEKIFRKDRRGWFVALPCFKYSPNTSTSFKQAALEQGRLPSWGFLEKERVYSAEPEILSQLNVNDGDEMYKISGWGALDNHKVFYHETFINAQLAPGFIDKLGDRSFVDVWQEDFGKTSRTQHLAFKPTRLSVGACKGMGGTPGTPSIRVEKYRADEAGHVIQVDIEYWRFESVEFFIDL; encoded by the coding sequence ATGAAGAACACCTCAACAGTAGAAGCCGCAAAAGAGATGCTTAACGACTGGCTCAACAAAGGTGTTGTCCAGCCGGGCGGTAAATTACCTTCTGAGCGTGAATTGGAAGAATTACTGGGCATCAAGCGCATGACGCTGCGACAGGCGTTGTTGTTTCTCGAAGGGGAAGAGAAGATCTTTCGCAAGGATCGTCGCGGCTGGTTCGTTGCCTTGCCGTGCTTCAAATACAGCCCTAATACCTCCACCAGTTTTAAGCAGGCCGCACTGGAACAGGGGCGTTTGCCATCCTGGGGATTTCTGGAAAAAGAGCGAGTTTATAGTGCTGAGCCTGAAATTTTGTCGCAGTTGAATGTGAACGACGGCGATGAAATGTACAAAATCAGCGGGTGGGGTGCCCTTGATAACCATAAAGTTTTCTATCACGAAACGTTTATCAACGCGCAGCTCGCCCCAGGGTTTATCGACAAGTTAGGCGACCGTTCTTTTGTCGACGTGTGGCAAGAAGACTTCGGCAAAACCTCGCGCACGCAGCATTTAGCGTTTAAACCGACACGGCTTTCGGTGGGCGCATGTAAAGGGATGGGCGGCACACCAGGCACCCCGTCTATACGTGTTGAAAAATACCGAGCTGACGAAGCCGGGCACGTTATTCAGGTTGATATCGAATATTGGCGTTTTGAATCTGTAGAGTTTTTTATCGATTTATAG
- a CDS encoding MFS transporter, with protein sequence MLTKKRWTIFSLLVLCGGTIYKLPSLKDAFYVPMQEYFHLTNGEIGNAMSVNSIVTTIGFFLSIYFSDRLPRRFTMSFSLIATGLLGIYLSTMPGYWGILFVWALFGVTCDMLNWPVLLKSVSLLGDNTQQGRLFGFFETGRGIVDTIIAFSALAVFTWFGSDYFGFKAAILFYSFIAIVVGVVILFVLKESPEEQVAKKEKDITKESRPGLGGVLKNKTVWLIAFSVFCVYAVYCGLTFFIPFLRNVYALPIALVGAYGIINQYCLKMVGGPIGGLIADKVLKSPSKYLFYTFIISAVALVGLILLPHEHMPVYLGMACTLLFGAVIFTQRAVFFAPIGEAGISEKNTGAAMALGSFIGYAPAMFCYSLYGYILDSQPGLIGYQIVFGLMAVFACAGIIISGLLIKNIRAERLSESLASA encoded by the coding sequence ATGCTAACTAAAAAAAGATGGACCATATTTAGCTTGTTGGTTCTGTGTGGTGGGACAATATATAAATTGCCTTCATTGAAAGATGCATTTTATGTCCCTATGCAGGAGTACTTCCATCTGACTAATGGGGAAATCGGCAATGCGATGTCGGTCAACTCGATTGTCACGACCATTGGTTTCTTCTTATCCATCTACTTCTCCGACCGTTTGCCACGCCGGTTTACCATGTCTTTCTCGCTGATTGCCACAGGCTTGCTCGGCATTTATCTGTCAACGATGCCAGGCTACTGGGGGATCCTCTTTGTTTGGGCATTGTTTGGCGTGACCTGTGACATGCTGAACTGGCCGGTGTTGTTGAAGTCGGTGAGTTTGCTTGGCGACAATACGCAACAAGGGCGACTGTTTGGTTTCTTTGAAACAGGACGAGGCATTGTTGATACCATTATTGCGTTTAGCGCCCTGGCGGTATTCACCTGGTTTGGCAGCGACTATTTCGGCTTTAAAGCGGCTATTCTCTTCTACTCATTTATTGCAATTGTTGTAGGCGTTGTCATTCTCTTTGTATTGAAAGAAAGCCCAGAAGAACAAGTGGCTAAAAAAGAGAAAGATATCACCAAAGAGAGTCGTCCTGGATTGGGTGGGGTATTAAAAAACAAAACCGTTTGGCTCATTGCCTTCAGTGTATTCTGTGTTTACGCAGTCTATTGTGGTTTAACCTTCTTTATTCCATTCTTAAGAAATGTTTACGCACTGCCGATTGCACTGGTTGGCGCGTACGGGATTATTAACCAATATTGTCTGAAAATGGTCGGTGGCCCAATTGGTGGGTTAATTGCGGATAAAGTTTTAAAATCCCCAAGTAAATATCTGTTCTATACCTTTATTATTAGTGCCGTTGCATTGGTTGGCCTAATTCTATTACCTCATGAACATATGCCAGTTTATTTGGGTATGGCCTGTACATTACTGTTTGGCGCGGTGATCTTTACCCAACGTGCGGTGTTCTTTGCACCTATCGGTGAGGCGGGTATCAGTGAAAAAAATACCGGTGCAGCGATGGCGCTGGGTAGCTTTATTGGCTATGCCCCTGCCATGTTCTGCTACAGCCTGTATGGGTACATTTTAGATTCACAACCGGGCCTTATTGGATATCAAATTGTGTTTGGTTTGATGGCCGTGTTTGCTTGCGCAGGTATTATCATTTCCGGTCTGCTGATTAAAAACATTCGTGCGGAACGTCTGTCTGAATCGTTAGCGTCTGCCTGA
- the narL gene encoding two-component system response regulator NarL: protein MSNPEASTILLIDDHPMLRTGVKQLISMAPELAVVGEAGNGAQGVLLAEELDPDLILLDLNMPGMNGLETLDCLREKPLSGRIVVFSVSNHEEDVVTALKRGADGYLLKDMEPEDLLKALQQAAAGEMVLSEALTPVLAASLRANRATSDRDVNLLTPRERDILKLIAQGLPNKMIARRLDITESTVKVHVKHLLKKMKLKSRVEAAVWVHQDRIF from the coding sequence ATGAGTAACCCGGAAGCCTCGACCATTTTGCTAATCGACGATCATCCGATGCTGCGTACTGGCGTTAAACAATTGATCAGTATGGCGCCGGAACTGGCCGTTGTGGGCGAAGCGGGCAATGGCGCGCAAGGCGTACTGCTGGCGGAGGAACTCGACCCTGATCTGATCTTGCTGGATTTGAATATGCCTGGCATGAACGGTCTGGAAACGCTGGATTGCCTGCGCGAAAAACCGCTTTCTGGCCGCATCGTGGTCTTTAGCGTCTCAAACCATGAAGAAGATGTGGTCACCGCGCTGAAGAGAGGGGCTGATGGTTATTTGTTGAAAGACATGGAACCGGAAGATTTACTCAAAGCGTTGCAACAAGCCGCTGCGGGGGAGATGGTGCTTAGCGAAGCGCTAACGCCAGTGCTGGCCGCAAGTTTACGCGCCAACCGCGCCACATCTGACCGCGATGTGAATCTTCTGACGCCGCGTGAGCGCGACATTCTCAAGCTGATCGCCCAGGGTTTGCCGAACAAAATGATCGCTCGTCGTCTCGACATCACGGAAAGCACAGTGAAAGTTCACGTTAAGCATCTGCTTAAAAAGATGAAGCTCAAATCCCGCGTAGAAGCGGCCGTTTGGGTGCATCAGGATCGTATTTTCTGA
- a CDS encoding YchO/YchP family invasin has protein sequence MFRKAVPLFTLSYALLSAGGAASTRQTFIEQAENPFDQTTEQLPDMGLAPESDAAAREIAAMAKKFGEASMLDDGLDSGEQARMFAFARLRDVLTDKVTNEAESLLSPWGKASINLRVDEHGNWNGSNASLFSPWEDNNRYLTWSQIGFAQQDEGMMGNLGAGQRWVAGQWLLGYNAFYDNQLSTHLQRAGLGAEAWGEYLRLSANFYQPLNSWQEGDSETLEQRLARGYDVTAQAWLPFYRHINTSLSFEKYFGDSVDLFDSGTGYRNPVAVTMGLNYTPIPLVTLTAQHKQGESGVSQDNLGLKVNYRFGVPVSKQLSAAEVATTSSLRGSRYDSVERDSLPVLEYRQRKTLSVFLATPPWELQPGETVALKLQIRASHGIRSIIWQGDTQDLSLTPPADNRDTNGWSMIMPAWSEQGPHEYRLSVVIEDDKGQKVTSNWITLKMAEPLRVDPLNDPRYELLPE, from the coding sequence ATGTTTAGAAAAGCGGTTCCGTTGTTTACCCTTTCATATGCACTCCTCAGCGCGGGAGGGGCTGCCAGCACCCGGCAGACCTTTATCGAGCAAGCCGAAAACCCTTTTGACCAAACCACTGAACAGTTGCCCGATATGGGCCTTGCGCCTGAAAGCGATGCCGCGGCGCGGGAAATCGCCGCGATGGCAAAGAAATTCGGTGAAGCCAGCATGTTGGATGACGGGCTGGATTCGGGTGAACAAGCGCGGATGTTCGCTTTTGCCAGGCTGCGGGATGTATTAACGGACAAAGTGACCAACGAAGCCGAATCGTTATTGTCGCCCTGGGGTAAAGCCAGCATAAATTTGCGAGTCGATGAACACGGTAACTGGAACGGCAGCAACGCCTCGCTTTTTAGTCCGTGGGAAGATAACAATCGTTACCTGACCTGGAGCCAGATAGGTTTTGCCCAGCAGGATGAGGGCATGATGGGTAACCTTGGCGCAGGGCAGCGTTGGGTTGCCGGGCAATGGTTGTTGGGCTACAACGCTTTTTATGACAATCAGCTCTCCACCCATTTGCAACGCGCAGGGTTAGGCGCTGAAGCATGGGGTGAATATTTACGTCTTTCGGCAAATTTCTATCAGCCGCTCAACAGTTGGCAAGAAGGCGATAGCGAAACGCTGGAGCAGCGCCTTGCACGGGGTTATGACGTGACCGCGCAAGCCTGGCTACCTTTTTATCGGCACATCAATACCAGCCTGAGCTTCGAGAAGTATTTTGGTGACAGTGTTGATCTGTTTGATAGCGGCACCGGTTATCGCAACCCGGTGGCGGTGACGATGGGATTGAACTACACGCCGATCCCTCTCGTCACGCTCACAGCCCAGCATAAGCAGGGTGAGAGCGGCGTGTCGCAGGATAACCTTGGGCTGAAAGTAAACTATCGTTTTGGCGTGCCGGTGAGTAAACAGCTTTCTGCCGCTGAAGTGGCGACCACCAGTTCGCTGCGCGGCAGTCGGTATGACAGCGTGGAGCGCGATTCGCTGCCGGTGCTGGAATATCGCCAACGTAAAACATTGTCGGTCTTTTTGGCCACGCCACCCTGGGAATTACAGCCTGGTGAAACGGTGGCACTCAAGTTGCAAATCCGTGCCAGCCACGGGATTCGAAGCATCATCTGGCAGGGCGACACCCAGGATCTGAGTTTGACACCACCTGCCGATAATCGTGATACCAACGGCTGGAGCATGATTATGCCTGCATGGAGCGAGCAGGGGCCACACGAGTATCGTCTGTCTGTGGTTATCGAGGATGATAAAGGCCAGAAAGTCACGTCTAACTGGATTACGTTGAAAATGGCGGAACCGCTGCGGGTGGATCCGCTCAACGATCCACGTTACGAGTTATTACCCGAATAG
- a CDS encoding sugar phosphate isomerase/epimerase family protein, which yields MDSIQATKIVERVAGLPLYLHAYAFHLNMRMEKILPEDLLDIASQQQLKGVKIHVVDGESQSLRHASDERLDRFAAKARQLGLDVHIETSASDAKTIDEAVNIALKSGATSVRFYPRYEGTLSEVMDIIAKDIQYIKKQYQHCGLTFTLEQHEDLQSHELVQLVQQADFPQLSLLFDFANMINANEEPLEALAVMGKEITQVHIKDALINHEGEGRGHTACISGQGELPFKELLLQLVCLGEDKPQVTAFGLEEEVDYYAPAFRFTNEDSNPWIPLREMSETPLPTSGLDERLNKEIDDAMNQIRHVRNILDDLNKDALAILQK from the coding sequence ATGGATAGCATCCAGGCTACAAAAATTGTTGAGCGTGTCGCGGGTCTGCCGCTTTATCTGCATGCATATGCGTTCCATTTAAATATGCGTATGGAAAAGATCCTGCCGGAAGATTTGCTGGATATCGCCAGCCAGCAGCAACTGAAAGGCGTAAAAATTCATGTTGTGGATGGCGAAAGCCAGTCGTTAAGACATGCCAGCGATGAACGGCTAGACCGCTTTGCGGCGAAAGCACGCCAGTTAGGATTGGATGTTCATATCGAAACCAGTGCATCGGACGCTAAGACCATTGATGAAGCGGTGAATATTGCGCTGAAATCGGGTGCAACTTCTGTGAGATTTTACCCACGTTATGAAGGCACGCTCTCTGAGGTAATGGATATCATTGCCAAAGATATTCAGTACATTAAAAAGCAATACCAACACTGCGGCCTGACATTTACCCTTGAGCAACATGAAGATTTGCAAAGCCATGAACTGGTGCAGTTGGTCCAACAAGCCGACTTCCCGCAGCTTTCACTGCTGTTTGATTTTGCCAATATGATTAATGCTAATGAAGAGCCACTCGAAGCATTAGCGGTGATGGGAAAAGAAATCACCCAGGTGCATATCAAAGATGCGTTGATTAATCACGAAGGTGAAGGGCGTGGGCATACAGCGTGTATTTCTGGACAAGGTGAATTACCTTTTAAAGAATTACTCCTGCAATTAGTGTGTTTGGGTGAGGATAAACCACAAGTCACTGCATTCGGTCTTGAAGAAGAAGTCGATTATTATGCTCCGGCATTTCGTTTTACCAATGAAGACAGTAATCCATGGATACCATTACGTGAAATGAGTGAAACGCCTTTGCCAACGTCCGGGCTTGATGAGCGACTGAATAAAGAGATCGATGATGCAATGAATCAAATACGTCATGTACGTAATATTCTTGACGATCTCAATAAAGATGCCTTGGCTATTTTACAAAAATAA
- the narX gene encoding nitrate/nitrite two-component system sensor histidine kinase NarX — MLKRLLSPLTLFNQLALIVLLLALLGVAGMSLAGWLAQGIQGNAHAINKAGSMRMQSYRLLAAIPLTEKDNALLDEMEKTTWSDDLKEAAEQDGQQDKLAALQHYWREALEPALRRATNAEQVKPHVAGFVGRIDQLVTTFDHTTELRLQRIIQLQLGMAALMGLLIIFTVIWLRKRLLRPWRKLLTMAQAIGQRDFTHRVNVRGRNEMATLGVALNSMSEELAESYASLEQRVREKTAGLEQKNQMLSFLYQANRRLHSQAPLCQRLSPVLSDLQHLTPLRNLELRVYEYEDEENYEEYTYQPDSSCEASGCHLCPREPSPEPCETTPQKWRLTDNHIQYGLVLAQLPLGSSLTHDQQQLVLTLMEQLTATLALERQYERQQQLVVMEERSAIARELHDSIAQSLSCLKMQVSCLQMQGATLPPEMQTLLGQMRSELNTSWRQLRELLTTFRLQLTEPGLRPALEESCREFSEKLGFPVVLDYQVPPRLVPSHQAIHLVQIAREALNNCLKHASATACGVSVIHRENQMTLTIWDNGCGIPDNGERRNHYGLIIMRDRAQSLKGDCQVLARPGGGTQVVVSFIPEIATGAHHE, encoded by the coding sequence ATGCTAAAACGCCTGCTATCCCCACTCACCTTGTTTAACCAACTGGCATTGATTGTGCTGCTGTTGGCGCTGCTGGGTGTCGCGGGAATGAGTCTTGCGGGTTGGTTGGCACAAGGTATTCAGGGCAACGCGCACGCAATCAATAAAGCCGGGTCGATGCGCATGCAAAGCTATCGTCTGTTGGCCGCCATTCCGCTCACCGAGAAAGACAATGCTCTGCTTGATGAGATGGAAAAAACCACCTGGAGCGATGACTTAAAAGAAGCGGCAGAACAGGACGGGCAACAAGATAAATTAGCCGCGCTGCAACATTACTGGCGCGAGGCGTTAGAGCCTGCCCTGCGTCGTGCCACAAATGCCGAACAGGTTAAACCGCACGTAGCGGGTTTCGTCGGGCGCATTGATCAACTGGTCACGACGTTTGACCACACAACCGAACTGCGCCTGCAGCGGATTATCCAGTTGCAACTGGGTATGGCCGCGTTAATGGGGTTGTTGATCATTTTCACGGTCATCTGGTTACGCAAACGCCTGCTGCGTCCGTGGCGAAAGTTACTGACCATGGCGCAAGCCATTGGGCAGCGTGACTTCACCCATCGCGTCAATGTGCGGGGTCGAAATGAGATGGCGACGCTGGGTGTGGCGTTAAACAGTATGTCGGAAGAACTCGCGGAAAGTTACGCAAGCCTTGAGCAGCGTGTGCGTGAGAAAACCGCTGGGCTTGAACAAAAAAATCAGATGTTGTCATTTCTCTATCAGGCTAATCGCCGTTTGCACTCTCAGGCTCCGCTGTGTCAGCGCCTGTCTCCGGTCCTGAGCGATCTACAGCATTTGACGCCGCTGCGTAATCTCGAACTACGGGTCTACGAGTATGAAGACGAAGAGAATTACGAAGAATATACCTACCAGCCCGACAGCAGCTGTGAAGCCAGCGGTTGTCATCTTTGCCCGCGTGAACCCAGCCCTGAGCCTTGCGAAACGACACCGCAAAAATGGCGATTAACCGATAACCATATTCAATACGGTCTGGTGCTGGCGCAGTTACCGCTTGGCAGCAGCCTGACGCACGACCAACAGCAATTAGTGTTGACGCTGATGGAGCAATTGACGGCTACTCTCGCGCTGGAGCGCCAGTACGAACGCCAACAGCAACTGGTGGTCATGGAGGAGCGATCCGCTATTGCGCGCGAATTACACGACTCCATCGCCCAGTCGCTCTCCTGCCTGAAGATGCAGGTCAGCTGTTTGCAAATGCAGGGGGCTACGCTGCCCCCTGAAATGCAGACATTACTCGGCCAGATGCGTAGCGAACTGAATACTTCATGGCGTCAGTTGCGCGAATTGTTGACCACTTTCCGTCTGCAATTGACCGAACCTGGATTGCGTCCGGCGCTCGAAGAGAGTTGTCGCGAATTTAGTGAAAAACTCGGCTTCCCGGTGGTCCTCGATTATCAAGTGCCGCCGCGTCTGGTGCCCTCACATCAGGCGATTCATCTGGTACAAATCGCCCGTGAAGCATTGAATAACTGCCTGAAACACGCCAGCGCCACAGCATGTGGGGTAAGCGTGATACACCGCGAGAATCAAATGACCTTAACCATATGGGATAACGGTTGTGGTATCCCCGACAACGGTGAACGCCGCAATCACTACGGACTGATTATTATGCGAGACCGCGCACAGAGCCTAAAAGGTGACTGCCAGGTGCTTGCCCGCCCAGGTGGCGGTACTCAAGTCGTCGTGAGTTTTATCCCCGAAATAGCCACAGGAGCCCATCATGAGTAA